One Thioclava electrotropha DNA segment encodes these proteins:
- a CDS encoding class I SAM-dependent methyltransferase — protein sequence MTPLGDILAAQIAAEGPMRLDRYMSACLLHPEHGYYATRDPFGRAGDFITAPEISQMFGEMLGLCLAQAWLDQGRPAPFVLAEAGPGRGTLMADMLRAMRAVPGMVEAAQVYLIEASPTLREIQRETLAQHQVTWHETIDGLPERPVFLVANEFLDALPIRQFQRDGDGWAERQVGLSDDGNLTPGLAPPSRLEALEPRMSDTRPGDVVETCAAAVNFTETLAARIARQGGAALLIDYGNWRSKGDTFQALRAHEAVDPFAEPGEADLTAHVDFEPLAQAAQNAGAAVSGMTAQGVLLERLGITARAERLAQALSGRARETHIAAHRRLTHPEEMGHLFQALALVAPAAPLPPGFDPKTV from the coding sequence GTGACCCCGCTGGGCGACATCCTTGCCGCGCAGATCGCGGCAGAAGGGCCGATGCGGCTCGACCGCTATATGAGCGCCTGCCTGCTGCATCCCGAGCACGGCTATTACGCGACCCGCGATCCGTTCGGGCGCGCAGGCGATTTCATTACCGCGCCGGAGATTTCCCAGATGTTCGGCGAGATGCTGGGGCTGTGTCTGGCGCAGGCATGGCTGGATCAGGGCCGGCCCGCGCCCTTCGTGCTGGCCGAGGCCGGGCCGGGGCGTGGCACGCTGATGGCCGATATGCTGCGCGCGATGAGGGCGGTTCCGGGGATGGTGGAGGCCGCACAGGTCTATCTGATCGAGGCCTCGCCCACCTTGCGCGAAATCCAGCGCGAGACGCTCGCGCAGCATCAGGTCACTTGGCACGAGACGATCGACGGCCTGCCCGAGAGGCCGGTTTTCCTCGTCGCGAACGAGTTTCTCGACGCGCTGCCGATCCGGCAGTTCCAGCGGGATGGCGACGGCTGGGCCGAGCGGCAGGTGGGGTTGTCCGACGACGGCAATCTGACGCCCGGCCTCGCGCCGCCGTCGCGTCTTGAGGCGCTGGAGCCGCGCATGTCTGACACGAGACCGGGCGACGTGGTCGAGACCTGTGCGGCTGCGGTGAACTTCACCGAGACTCTGGCTGCGCGGATTGCGCGCCAAGGCGGCGCGGCGCTGCTGATCGACTATGGTAACTGGCGTTCCAAAGGCGACACATTTCAGGCACTCAGGGCGCATGAGGCCGTCGATCCTTTCGCGGAGCCCGGCGAGGCGGACCTGACCGCCCATGTCGATTTCGAGCCTCTGGCGCAGGCCGCACAAAACGCGGGAGCCGCCGTCTCGGGCATGACCGCGCAGGGCGTTCTGCTGGAGCGGCTCGGCATCACGGCACGGGCGGAGCGCCTCGCGCAGGCGTTATCGGGGCGCGCGCGAGAGACCCATATCGCCGCGCATCG